In Juglans regia cultivar Chandler chromosome 13, Walnut 2.0, whole genome shotgun sequence, the following proteins share a genomic window:
- the LOC109007068 gene encoding uncharacterized protein LOC109007068: MEGKPSSGPHMMPGRPYGFQNLQGSLQLRREQNPHLYHQGSSVRPQTQDVFPLRLLNLQEHDRPGTCSHNKDERGKNLANDNNEMNCVEEGIDGHEDIGKEKKGSPWHRMKWTEKIVKLLITIVSYIGEDSSSDCITSGRRKSSLLQKKGKWKCVSEVMAERGHHISPQQCEDKFNDLNKRYKRLNDILGRGTSCKVVENPKLLDVMDLPEKAKEDVKKILSSRHLFYEEMCSYHNGNRLYLPHDLGVQQSLQLALSRKDSCEPHDLMQQKTDDEDDKDWDAEADGQGEEYRDNGGTFVRFEEVSTKRLKRRDRTEDMGFCNPLKFLENNRGLRSHPQKDYTNLNHVCTGSGKANELREQWMKFRSLQLEEQKLQIKAQMLELEKQHFEWQRMSWKHDRELEKLRLENERMKLENEHVQLELKHKKILDD, from the coding sequence ATGGAAGGAAAGCCATCATCAGGGCCTCATATGATGCCGGGTAGGCCATATGGTTTTCAAAACTTGCAAGGATCATTGCAGCTTCGTCGTGAACAAAACCCTCATTTATATCATCAAGGATCTTCAGTTCGACCACAAACTCAAGATGTTTTTCCTCTTCGGTTACTTAACTTGCAAGAACATGACCGGCCGGGTACTTGCAGTCACAACAAGGACGAGAGAGGGAAGAACTTGGCAAATGACAACAACGAGATGAATTGCGTGGAAGAAGGCATTGATGGGCATGAAGATATTGGTAAAGAGAAAAAAGGGTCCCCATGGCACCGTATGAAATGGACAGAGAAAATTGTGAAACTTTTGATCACCATTGTATCCTACATTGGGGAGGATTCTTCCTCTGATTGTATCACCAGTGGGAGAAGGAAGTCTTCACTTTTACAGAAGAAAGGGAAATGGAAGTGTGTATCAGAGGTCATGGCTGAGAGGGGTCATCATATATCTCCTCAGCAATGTGAGGACAAGTTTAATGATCTGAATAAGAGGTATAAGAGGCTTAATGACATTCTGGGAAGAGGCACTTCTTGCAAGGTAGTTGAGAACCCAAAGCTTTTGGATGTGATGGATTTACCTGAGAAGGCAAAAGAGGATGTGAAAAAGATATTAAGCTCGAGACATCTTTTTTATGAGGAGATGTGTTCCTATCACAATGGGAATCGATTATATCTTCCTCATGATCTGGGTGTGCAGCAGTCTTTGCAGTTAGCTCTTAGCAGAAAAGACAGTTGCGAGCCTCATGATTTGATGCAGCAAAAAacagatgatgaagatgataaaGATTGGGATGCAGAAGCTGATGGTCAGGGTGAAGAATATAGGGATAATGGCGGAACATTTGTTAGGTTTGAAGAGGTTTCTACAAAGAGGTTGAAACGAAGGGACAGAACTGAAGACATGGGTTTTTGTAATCCCCTGAAGTTTCTGGAAAATAACAGAGGATTACGCTCTCATCCCCAAAAAGATTATACCAATTTGAACCATGTTTGCACTGGTAGTGGCAAGGCAAATGAGTTAAGGGAGCAGTGGATGAAATTTCGCTCACTACAGTTGGAAGAACAGAAGTTACAAATTAAGGCCCAGATGCTTGAGTTGGAGAAGCAGCATTTTGAATGGCAGAGGATGAGCTGGAAACATGACAGAGAGCTGGAAAAGCTGAGGTTGGAAAATGAACGAATGAAGCTTGAGAATGAGCACGTGCAATTAGAACTTAAGCACaagaaaattttagatgattag